A single genomic interval of Mauremys reevesii isolate NIE-2019 linkage group 24, ASM1616193v1, whole genome shotgun sequence harbors:
- the LOC120390484 gene encoding loricrin-like — MEAHMVMEVCVVMVVDTGVAMGAYAGLQPSQKMSDLCCRPSPCYPDICPDPTLSTYPQHTIVGSTLPALPYGAWGSFVGDVSCGSTGYGGGYGGGYEGRFGGLYGFGGSRGYGGSYGYGGSCGYGGRYGGGYGGRYGGGYGGGYGGGYGGLCGYGKRYGLRPSQKMSDLCCRPSPCYPDICPDPCVVARNEPCITSCGDSTAVVYPPPVSVLFPGPTLSTSPQHTIVGSTLPALPYGAGGSFAGGVLGGSTGYGGGYGGGYGGRLGGLYGYGGLSGYGGSYGYGGLCSYGGLYGYGGLCGYGGGYGGGYGGLCGYGKRYGRSYSSRLGSCGPC; from the exons ATGGAGGCTCATATGGTTATGGAGGTTTGTGTGGTTATGGTGGTGGATACGGGGGTGGCTATGGGGGCTTATGCAG GTTTACAACCATCACAAAAGATGTCTGACCTGTGTTGCCGACCCAGCCCGTGTTATCCTGACATATGCCCAGATCCAACTCTCTCTACTTACCCTCAACACACCATAGTGGGAAGCACCTTGCCAGCTCTACCCTATGGAGCCTGGGGCTCATTTGTGGGTGATGTTTCGTGTGGCTCAACTGGTTATGGTGGTGGATACGGGGGTGGCTATGAGGGTCGTTTTGGAGGCTTATATGGCTTTGGGGGCTCTAGAGGTTATGGAGGCTCATATGGTTATGGGGGCTCATGTGGTTATGGTGGTAGATACGGGGGTGGTTATGGTGGTAGATACGGGGGTGGTTATGGTGGTGGATACGGGGGTGGCTATGGGGGCTTATGCGGGTATGGGAAGAGATATG GTTTACGACCATCACAAAAGATGTCTGACCTGTGTTGCCGACCCAGCCCGTGTTATCCTGACATATGCCCAGATCCATGTGTGGTTGCCCGCAATGAGCCTTGTATCACCTCATGTGGAGATTCGACAGCAGTGGTCTATCCACCACCGGTTTCGGTGCTATTCCCAGGACCAACTCTCTCTACTTCCCCTCAACACACCATAGTGGGAAGCACCTTGCCAGCTCTGCCCTATGGAGCTGGGGGCTCATTTGCGGGTGGTGTTTTGGGTGGCTCAACTGGTTATGGTGGTGGATACGGGGGTGGCTATGGGGGTCGTTTAGGAGGCTTATATGGCTATGGGGGCTTAAGCGGTTATGGAGGCTCATATGGTTATGGGGGCTTATGTAGTTATG GAGGCTTATATGGCTATGGAGGCTTATGTGGTTATGGTGGTGGATACGGGGGTGGCTATGGGGGCTTATGCGGGTATGGGAAGAGATATGGTAGGAGTTATTCTTCCCGCCTTGGAAGCTGTGGCCCATGTTAA
- the LOC120390483 gene encoding scale keratin-like, which translates to MEAHMVMGAHVVMVVDTGVVMVVDTGVVMVADTGVAMGAYAGLQPSQKMSDLCCRPSPCYPDICPDPCVVARNEPCITSCGDSTAVVYPPPVSVLFPGPTLSTSPQHTIVGSTLPALPYGAGGSFAGGVLGGSTGYGGGYGGGYGGGLGGLYGYGGLSGYGGSYGYGGLCSYGGGYGGGYGGHLGGLYGYGGLCCYGCGYGGGYRGLCGYGKRYGRSYSSRLGSCGPC; encoded by the exons ATGGAGGCTCATATGGTTATGGGGGCTCATGTGGTTATGGTGGTAGATACGGGGGTGGTTATGGTGGTAGATACGGGGGTGGTTATGGTGGCAGATACGGGGGTGGCTATGGGGGCTTATGCGG GTTTACAACCATCACAAAAGATGTCTGACCTGTGTTGCCGACCCAGCCCGTGTTATCCTGACATATGCCCAGATCCATGTGTGGTTGCCCGCAATGAGCCTTGTATCACCTCGTGTGGAGATTCGACAGCAGTGGTCTATCCACCACCGGTTTCGGTGCTATTCCCAGGACCAACTCTCTCTACTTCCCCTCAACACACCATAGTGGGAAGCACCTTGCCAGCTCTGCCCTATGGAGCCGGAGGCTCATTTGCGGGTGGTGTTTTGGGTGGCTCAACTGGTTATGGTGGTGGATACGGGGGTGGCTATGGGGGTGGTTTAGGAGGCTTATATGGCTATGGGGGCTTAAGTGGTTATGGAGGCTCATATGGTTATGGGGGCTTATGTAGTTATGGTGGTGGATACGGGGGTGGCTATGGGGGTCATTTAGGAGGCTTATATGGCTATGGGGGCTTATGTTGTTATGGTTGTGGATACGGGGGTGGCTATAGGGGCTTATGCGGGTATGGGAAGAGATATGGTAGGAGTTATTCTTCCCGCCTTGGAAGCTGTGGCCCATGTTAA